From the genome of Palaemon carinicauda isolate YSFRI2023 chromosome 6, ASM3689809v2, whole genome shotgun sequence, one region includes:
- the LOC137643209 gene encoding uncharacterized protein has protein sequence MYKPAKKTPNATPKHPKTTTPRSSSPPPTPVPTTSPVPSTSPNPPRVTGPVSTPAPASLPAPMGPPAAKKKKGKTKSPPVLSSFETTVTSLTAAPQSSTHATAPLCAAPLSTIQVPEAEALTMDFDTHLPDCNCTGCPSQLLAEAAATPTPVVEPAPEPQPTLPAPTSTDPKQLPRIKLPATEDGPSYKAVAVIATANPTIKFTARANLKGNLIMAPKDQNSASLLQREASLMYLDPA, from the coding sequence ATGTATAAGCCTGCAAAGAAGACACCCAATGCTACACCCAAACATCCTAAAACAACTACCCCTCGATCCTCCTCTCCTCCGCCAACCCCTGTTCCTACGACATCCCCTGTCCCATCCACCTCTCCTAACCCACCCAGGGTCACTGGCCCTGTTTCTACTCCTGCTCCAGCCTCATTGCCTGCCCCAATGGGACCCCCTGCTgccaagaagaagaaaggaaagaccAAGAGCCCACCTGTCTTGTCTTCTTTTGAAACAACAGTCACCAGTCTAACTGCTGCCCCACAGTCCTCCACTCATGCTACTGCCCCACTGTGTGCTGCTCCACTGTCCACCATTCAAGTACCAGAGGCAGAGGCATTAACCATGGACTTTGATACACATCTACCAGATTGCAACTGCACCGGGTGCCCATCTCAGCTGCTTGCTGAAGCAGCTGCCACTCCCACCCCTGTGGTGGAACCTGCTCCAGAGCCACAGCCCACATTACCAGCACCCACCTCTACTGATCCTAAACAGCTTCCAAGAATCAAGCTGCCAGCCACTGAAGATGGTCCTTCCTATAAAGCCGTAGCTGTCATTGCAACTGCAAATCCAACGATCAAGTTCACAGCCAGAGCCAATCTCAAGGGTAACCTGATTATGGCCCCAAAAGACCAGAACAGCGCCAGCCTTCTTCAGAGGGAAGCCTCCCTGATGTATCTGGACCCTGCATAG